A stretch of Allostreptomyces psammosilenae DNA encodes these proteins:
- a CDS encoding DUF6504 family protein codes for MARIAADPVEVRSSHGRPEYFLWRDRLYAVRGVLDHWKESGAWWRDLAGARPATPADQPAADPGAPLAHGTAPEAPAPIDRTEREVWRVEASPGRYATPGVYDLSLDPARGRWTLTRTAD; via the coding sequence GTGGCACGTATCGCGGCCGATCCGGTGGAGGTCCGCAGCTCGCACGGGCGCCCGGAGTACTTCCTGTGGCGGGACCGCCTCTACGCCGTGCGCGGCGTCCTCGACCACTGGAAGGAGAGCGGTGCCTGGTGGCGCGACCTGGCCGGCGCCCGGCCCGCCACCCCCGCCGACCAGCCGGCTGCCGACCCCGGCGCGCCGCTCGCCCACGGCACGGCACCGGAGGCGCCCGCCCCGATCGACCGCACCGAGCGGGAGGTCTGGCGGGTGGAGGCCAGCCCCGGCCGGTACGCCACCCCCGGCGTCTACGACCTCAGCCTCGATCCGGCACGGGGGCGCTGGACGCTCACCCGCACGGCCGACTGA
- a CDS encoding SAV_6107 family HEPN domain-containing protein, translating into MPGTTTRRFADSTHPGAAARLPKARAHAPEPRPAATGRPAHRPSAPASPVASGLLAHARRILARAEAAELPEERYAAAHYAALRTAAAVLSATTGPGAEAGGTVRRRRPAIRSAWEMLPEAAPELAGWAAVFAASATKRAVAEAGVPGSATAREAAELLRHSTEFLHQAEDLLDLHPQPELPEAPPDPDPAGPAGRPVP; encoded by the coding sequence ATGCCCGGAACCACGACCCGCCGATTCGCCGACAGCACCCACCCCGGCGCCGCCGCCCGCCTGCCCAAGGCCCGGGCGCACGCCCCCGAGCCGCGCCCGGCCGCCACCGGCCGCCCGGCGCACCGCCCGTCCGCCCCCGCCTCGCCGGTCGCCTCCGGTCTGCTCGCCCACGCCCGCCGCATCCTGGCCCGGGCCGAGGCCGCCGAACTGCCCGAGGAGCGCTACGCCGCCGCGCACTACGCCGCGCTGCGCACCGCCGCCGCCGTGCTCTCCGCCACCACCGGACCGGGCGCCGAGGCGGGCGGCACGGTCCGCCGCCGTCGCCCGGCCATCCGCAGCGCCTGGGAGATGCTCCCCGAGGCCGCCCCGGAGCTGGCCGGCTGGGCCGCCGTCTTCGCCGCGAGCGCCACCAAGCGCGCGGTGGCCGAGGCCGGCGTCCCCGGCTCCGCCACCGCGCGGGAGGCCGCCGAACTGCTCCGGCACAGCACCGAGTTCCTCCACCAGGCGGAGGACCTCCTCGACCTCCACCCGCAGCCCGAACTGCCCGAGGCACCCCCCGACCCCGACCCCGCCGGCCCCGCCGGCCGCCCCGTACCGTGA
- a CDS encoding methyltransferase domain-containing protein, translating to MFDRPRPGSLRTAVVWEVLKEALERQAAMGGGPAESDEAVLHVLDTGGGTGTFAVPVARLGHCVTVAEPSPDALAALDRRAAEAGVTDLVHGVQADTGGLLDVAEPESADVVLCHGVLEYVDDPAAALANIATVLRRGGTASLLTANRHGTVLARAVAGHFAEARGALTDPDGRWGDADPLPRRFTVEGLSRLVSSAGLRVGAVHGIRIFSDLVPGSLADTDPGAAEELLRLERAAAEQPAFHAIATQLHLLVHRD from the coding sequence GTGTTCGACCGTCCCCGCCCCGGCTCCCTCCGCACCGCCGTGGTCTGGGAGGTGCTCAAGGAGGCCCTCGAACGGCAGGCGGCGATGGGCGGTGGTCCCGCCGAGTCGGACGAGGCCGTGCTGCACGTTCTCGACACCGGCGGCGGCACCGGCACCTTCGCCGTGCCCGTGGCCCGCCTCGGCCACTGCGTCACCGTCGCCGAGCCCAGCCCCGACGCCCTCGCCGCGCTCGACCGCCGCGCCGCGGAGGCCGGCGTCACCGACCTGGTCCACGGGGTCCAGGCGGACACCGGCGGCCTGCTCGACGTGGCCGAGCCGGAGAGCGCGGACGTGGTGCTCTGCCACGGCGTCCTGGAGTACGTCGACGACCCCGCCGCGGCGCTGGCCAACATCGCCACGGTCCTCCGTCGCGGCGGCACCGCCAGCCTGCTCACGGCCAACCGGCACGGCACCGTGCTGGCCCGCGCCGTCGCCGGGCACTTCGCCGAGGCGCGCGGAGCCCTCACCGATCCCGACGGCCGCTGGGGCGACGCCGACCCGCTGCCGCGCCGCTTCACCGTGGAGGGCCTGTCCCGGCTCGTCTCCTCGGCCGGCCTGCGGGTGGGCGCGGTGCACGGCATCCGGATCTTCTCCGACCTCGTCCCCGGCTCCCTCGCCGACACCGACCCCGGCGCGGCCGAGGAGCTCCTCCGGCTGGAGCGGGCCGCGGCCGAGCAGCCGGCCTTCCACGCCATCGCGACCCAGCTGCACCTGCTGGTCCACCGGGACTGA
- a CDS encoding DNA polymerase III subunit alpha — translation MTAPFAHLHVASGFSLRHGASLPEALVVRAAEAGLDLLALTDRDGLYGAVRFVQACTAAGIRPVLGADLAVEEEDEPGGRADGGRGPADRAAARRAGHAAALAAARGPADPGPARGGRSVDPRLPRVTVLARGRAGWGALCRLVSAAHERGARRLTASGARRHPTITPELVGRVAAAAGEGSLVVLLGPDSPPGRAAAARGTERARALLGHWRRAAAPAEVVVEVVSHLGPPGLPYSTGHAARMLGLAREAGLPAVLTNQVRYARPEDAPVADVLDAARRLVPLDLRHRDRVNAEGHLKDSAAMAAVAEEVARAAGTAGDAPRLLAATRHLAESLALDPLADLGMGSLHMPEPSVLLGGAHVPGGPEGQRLAAAELRHRCEAGLTRRYGSAPAPAVLHRLDEELALIDRLGYHGYFLTVAEVVDLTRAMGVRCAARGSGAGSLVNHLIGISQVDPIRHGLLMERFLSDRRAALPDIDLDVESARRTEVYRAVLDRFGGRRCLCVSMRETYRARHAIRDVGAALGLPPEEIDAAAKAFPHIPAREVRAALRELPELRSSRFGDAAGGAFPVLFDLVERLDGLPRHIALHPSGVLLSDSTLRDRTPVEDSAAAPPLGPFPMSQFDKDDVEELGLLKLDILGVRMQSAMAHAVAEVARVGGERVDLDAVPDDDPRTFELIRSTRTLGCFQIESPGQRELIGRFGPRTFEDLIVDISLFRPGPVKGDMVTPFLQARQGWEAPRFPHPDLRAALAETEGVVVYHEQVIRVIAVMTGCDRARADEARRALGKAEGQERVRDWFCTEADRRGYDRATVTRVWEVLASFGSFGFCKAHAAAFAVPTYQSAWLKAHHPAAFLAGVLTHDPGMYPKRLILDDARQFGIPILGLDVNRSAGEYRVEEVADAAAEQRDAAEAGATEDGVAEDGWSGTGRLLAIRIGLADVKGISEAEVRRVVERRAEEPYRSLEDFQHRAAVSRPVLERLILAGALDSLHGIGPEDTPGPDGLTRRDLLLRVGETARGGAGRRRAEQGGQLSLAMSAEQLLAARSARGSGPGGPPARSGLPSMTAGERVRAELEVLGLDVSRHLIDFYGAFLDELGVTRARDLHRARNASEHLVAGVKVATQTPPVRSGRRVVFASLDDATGPVDLAFFDDMQELGAAATVFHSWLLLARGVVRRTGPRGLSLRATGCWELTGLHRLWREQGIEAVRRLIDTAPRPERETAEERRRRVLVHPSGFRQSPYADLVPPGEPVGNLRHHLPKGRLWHSSPGSAG, via the coding sequence GTGACCGCTCCCTTCGCCCACCTCCACGTGGCCTCCGGCTTCTCGCTCCGCCACGGCGCCTCGCTGCCGGAGGCCCTGGTCGTGCGCGCCGCCGAGGCCGGGCTGGACCTGCTCGCGCTGACCGACCGGGACGGCCTCTACGGGGCCGTCCGGTTCGTCCAGGCGTGCACGGCGGCCGGCATCCGGCCGGTGCTCGGCGCCGACCTCGCCGTCGAGGAGGAGGACGAGCCGGGCGGCCGGGCGGACGGCGGGCGCGGTCCGGCCGACCGCGCCGCCGCGCGCCGCGCCGGACACGCCGCGGCCCTGGCCGCCGCCCGTGGCCCGGCCGATCCCGGCCCGGCGCGCGGCGGGCGCAGCGTGGACCCCCGGCTGCCCCGGGTCACCGTGCTGGCCCGGGGCCGCGCCGGCTGGGGCGCCCTGTGCCGGCTGGTCAGCGCCGCCCACGAGCGCGGCGCACGGCGGCTCACCGCCTCCGGTGCTCGGCGCCACCCCACCATCACCCCCGAGCTCGTCGGCCGGGTCGCCGCCGCGGCCGGCGAGGGATCCCTGGTCGTGCTGCTCGGCCCGGACTCCCCGCCCGGCCGGGCGGCCGCCGCCCGCGGCACCGAGCGGGCGCGGGCGCTGCTGGGGCACTGGCGGCGGGCCGCCGCCCCCGCCGAGGTCGTCGTCGAGGTGGTCTCCCACCTCGGCCCGCCCGGCCTGCCCTACTCCACCGGGCACGCCGCCCGCATGCTGGGCCTGGCACGGGAGGCCGGCCTGCCCGCCGTGCTGACCAACCAGGTGCGCTACGCCCGCCCCGAGGACGCCCCGGTCGCCGACGTGCTGGACGCCGCCCGCCGCCTCGTCCCGCTGGACCTGCGGCACCGCGACCGGGTCAACGCCGAGGGCCACCTGAAGGACAGCGCCGCCATGGCGGCCGTCGCCGAGGAGGTGGCACGGGCCGCCGGCACCGCCGGGGACGCCCCCCGGCTCCTCGCGGCCACCCGCCACCTGGCCGAGTCGCTCGCCCTGGACCCGCTCGCCGACCTGGGCATGGGCTCGCTGCACATGCCGGAGCCGTCCGTGCTGCTGGGCGGCGCCCACGTGCCCGGCGGGCCGGAGGGGCAGCGCCTGGCCGCCGCCGAGCTGCGCCACCGCTGCGAGGCCGGCCTGACCCGCCGCTACGGATCCGCCCCCGCGCCCGCCGTCCTCCACCGGCTCGACGAGGAGCTGGCGCTGATCGACCGGCTCGGCTACCACGGCTACTTCCTCACCGTCGCCGAGGTCGTCGACCTCACCAGGGCCATGGGGGTGCGCTGCGCCGCGCGCGGCTCCGGCGCCGGCAGCCTGGTCAACCACCTGATCGGCATCTCCCAGGTGGATCCGATCCGGCACGGCCTGCTGATGGAGCGCTTCCTCTCCGACCGCCGCGCCGCCCTGCCCGACATCGACCTCGACGTCGAGTCCGCCCGCCGCACCGAGGTCTACCGGGCGGTGCTGGACCGCTTCGGCGGCCGGCGCTGCCTGTGCGTGTCGATGCGCGAGACCTACCGCGCCCGGCACGCCATCCGGGACGTCGGCGCGGCCCTCGGCCTGCCCCCGGAGGAGATCGACGCCGCCGCCAAGGCGTTCCCGCACATCCCCGCCCGGGAGGTCCGCGCGGCCCTGCGCGAGCTGCCCGAGCTGCGCTCCTCGCGCTTCGGGGACGCCGCCGGCGGGGCCTTCCCGGTGCTGTTCGACCTGGTGGAGCGGCTGGACGGGCTGCCCCGGCACATCGCGCTGCACCCCAGCGGGGTGCTGCTGTCCGACAGCACGCTGCGCGACCGCACCCCGGTGGAGGACAGCGCGGCCGCCCCGCCGCTCGGCCCGTTCCCGATGAGCCAGTTCGACAAGGACGACGTGGAGGAGCTGGGGCTGCTCAAGCTCGACATCCTCGGCGTGCGGATGCAGTCCGCGATGGCGCACGCGGTCGCCGAGGTGGCCCGGGTCGGCGGGGAACGCGTCGACCTGGACGCCGTGCCGGACGACGACCCGCGGACCTTCGAGCTGATCCGCTCCACCCGCACCCTGGGCTGCTTCCAGATCGAGTCGCCCGGGCAGCGCGAGCTGATCGGCCGCTTCGGCCCGCGGACCTTCGAGGACCTGATCGTGGACATCTCGCTCTTCCGGCCCGGTCCGGTCAAGGGCGACATGGTCACCCCGTTCCTCCAGGCCCGCCAGGGCTGGGAGGCCCCCCGCTTCCCGCACCCGGACCTGCGCGCGGCGCTGGCCGAGACCGAGGGCGTGGTGGTCTACCACGAGCAGGTGATCCGGGTGATCGCGGTGATGACCGGCTGCGACCGGGCCCGCGCCGACGAGGCCCGGCGCGCGCTCGGCAAGGCCGAGGGGCAGGAGCGGGTGCGGGACTGGTTCTGCACCGAGGCGGACCGCCGGGGCTACGACCGCGCCACGGTCACCCGGGTCTGGGAGGTGCTGGCGTCCTTCGGTTCCTTCGGCTTCTGCAAGGCGCACGCGGCGGCCTTCGCGGTGCCGACCTACCAGTCGGCGTGGCTCAAGGCGCACCACCCGGCCGCCTTCCTGGCCGGCGTGCTCACCCACGATCCGGGGATGTACCCGAAGCGGCTGATCCTGGACGACGCCCGCCAGTTCGGCATCCCGATCCTCGGCCTGGACGTCAACCGTTCCGCCGGTGAGTACCGGGTGGAGGAGGTGGCGGACGCCGCCGCCGAACAGCGGGACGCGGCCGAGGCCGGCGCGACGGAGGACGGCGTGGCCGAGGACGGCTGGTCCGGGACGGGGCGGCTGCTCGCCATCCGGATCGGACTGGCCGACGTGAAGGGCATCTCCGAGGCGGAGGTGCGCCGGGTGGTGGAGCGGCGGGCGGAGGAGCCCTACCGCTCGCTGGAGGACTTCCAGCACCGGGCGGCGGTGTCCCGCCCGGTGCTGGAGCGGCTGATCCTGGCCGGGGCGCTGGACTCGCTGCACGGCATCGGCCCGGAGGACACCCCCGGGCCGGACGGGCTGACCCGCCGCGACCTGCTGCTGCGGGTCGGCGAGACGGCGCGCGGCGGTGCCGGCCGGCGCCGGGCGGAGCAGGGCGGCCAGCTGTCGCTGGCCATGTCCGCGGAGCAGCTGCTGGCGGCGCGGTCGGCCCGGGGCTCCGGACCGGGCGGCCCGCCGGCGCGCTCCGGGCTGCCGTCGATGACCGCCGGGGAGCGGGTGCGGGCGGAGCTGGAGGTGCTCGGCCTGGACGTGAGCCGGCACCTGATCGACTTCTACGGGGCCTTCCTCGACGAGCTCGGCGTCACCCGGGCCCGCGACCTGCACCGGGCCCGAAACGCCTCCGAGCACCTGGTGGCCGGGGTGAAGGTGGCCACCCAGACCCCGCCGGTGCGCTCCGGCCGCCGGGTGGTCTTCGCCAGCCTGGACGACGCCACCGGCCCGGTGGACCTGGCCTTCTTCGACGACATGCAGGAGCTGGGCGCCGCGGCGACGGTGTTCCACTCCTGGCTGCTGCTGGCGCGCGGGGTGGTACGGCGCACCGGGCCGCGGGGGCTGTCGCTGCGGGCGACCGGCTGCTGGGAGCTGACCGGGCTGCACCGGCTGTGGCGGGAGCAGGGGATCGAGGCGGTGCGCCGGCTGATCGACACGGCCCCGCGTCCGGAGCGGGAGACCGCCGAGGAGCGGCGCCGCCGGGTGCTGGTGCACCCCAGCGGCTTCCGGCAGTCCCCGTACGCCGACCTCGTCCCGCCCGGGGAACCGGTCGGCAACCTGCGGCACCACCTGCCGAAGGGCCGCCTGTGGCATTCCAGTCCGGGCAGCGCCGGGTGA